The following proteins are encoded in a genomic region of Tissierellales bacterium:
- a CDS encoding ribonuclease E/G, translating into RDSNLKNIDRIIVNSKEKYDYLKEIIEINFPQYIKKIVYEEFDIYKWGNIKREIEKILSGKIPLESGGYIVIDETEALTAIDVNTGKYTGKANLDDTILKTNLEAAREIGKQLRLQDLGGIIIIDFIDMRKNKDISLVFRELKKYTQEDSTKVNIVDMTKLGLVELTRKKVRNSLSSHFLQNCEHCHGKGKRISKKY; encoded by the coding sequence CAGAGATAGTAATTTAAAGAATATAGATAGAATAATTGTTAATAGTAAAGAAAAATATGATTATTTAAAAGAAATAATTGAAATTAATTTTCCTCAATATATAAAAAAAATTGTTTATGAAGAATTTGACATTTATAAATGGGGAAATATAAAAAGAGAAATTGAAAAAATTCTTAGTGGTAAGATACCATTAGAAAGTGGCGGATACATTGTAATAGACGAGACAGAAGCCTTAACAGCTATTGATGTAAATACAGGAAAATACACAGGGAAAGCAAACCTTGATGATACAATATTAAAAACAAATTTAGAAGCAGCAAGGGAAATAGGAAAACAATTAAGGCTGCAGGATCTTGGTGGTATAATAATAATAGACTTTATTGATATGAGAAAAAATAAAGATATTTCTTTAGTATTTAGGGAGTTAAAAAAATATACCCAAGAAGACAGCACAAAAGTAAATATTGTTGACATGACTAAATTAGGGTTAGTAGAGTTAACGAGGAAAAAAGTTAGAAATAGTTTATCGTCACATTTTTTACAGAATTGTGAACATTGTCATGGAAAAGGTAAAAGAATAAGTAAAAAATATTGA
- the rplU gene encoding 50S ribosomal protein L21 — translation MYAVIETGGKQYRVEEGDTIFVEKLDAKEGDKIDFDKVLFVSKDEPVVGKPHVDGAKVEATVLEQGKARKIIVFKYKAKKNYKKKQGHRQPYTKVKIEGIVG, via the coding sequence ATGTATGCTGTAATTGAAACAGGTGGAAAACAATATAGGGTAGAAGAAGGAGATACAATTTTTGTTGAAAAACTCGATGCAAAAGAAGGGGACAAAATAGATTTTGATAAAGTTCTTTTTGTGTCCAAAGATGAACCTGTTGTTGGTAAACCTCATGTTGATGGAGCAAAAGTTGAAGCTACTGTTCTAGAACAAGGGAAAGCAAGAAAAATTATTGTATTTAAATACAAAGCAAAGAAAAATTACAAGAAAAAACAAGGTCATCGTCAACCTTATACAAAGGTAAAAATTGAAGGAATTGTAGGCTAA
- a CDS encoding ribosomal-processing cysteine protease Prp: MINAKIYKDQRKNIIKFFITGHAGFENEGLDIVCAAVSVLVHTALVSLNKVCKIDEKDIDYFIDDDNGVMKVSLPGNLGKEKREKANIVLRSMELGLISIVEVYPENVALEYREV; this comes from the coding sequence ATGATTAATGCAAAAATTTATAAAGACCAGCGTAAAAATATTATTAAGTTTTTTATAACAGGCCATGCTGGTTTTGAAAATGAGGGCCTTGACATTGTTTGTGCTGCTGTATCAGTATTAGTCCATACAGCTTTAGTTTCTTTAAATAAAGTTTGCAAAATTGATGAAAAAGATATAGATTATTTTATAGATGATGATAACGGAGTTATGAAGGTTTCTTTACCTGGTAATTTAGGCAAGGAAAAAAGGGAAAAGGCTAATATAGTATTAAGATCAATGGAACTTGGCTTAATATCTATAGTTGAAGTCTATCCAGAAAATGTAGCTCTCGAGTATAGGGAGGTGTAG
- the rpmA gene encoding 50S ribosomal protein L27, with product MIKLNLQLFATKKGAGSTRNGRDSESKRLGVKRGDGQYVLAGNIIVRQRGTKIHPGSNVGKGSDDTLFARVDGVIKFERKGRNKKQVSVYPVEEMA from the coding sequence ATGATAAAGTTAAATTTACAATTATTCGCTACGAAAAAAGGAGCAGGTAGTACACGTAACGGTAGAGATAGTGAATCTAAAAGGTTAGGTGTTAAAAGAGGAGACGGACAATATGTTTTAGCGGGAAATATTATCGTGCGTCAAAGAGGAACAAAAATACATCCAGGAAGTAATGTAGGAAAAGGTTCAGATGATACTTTGTTTGCACGGGTTGATGGAGTTATAAAGTTTGAAAGAAAAGGAAGAAATAAAAAACAAGTTAGTGTTTATCCTGTAGAAGAAATGGCTTAA
- the obgE gene encoding GTPase ObgE, whose amino-acid sequence MFIDRANIEVKAGKGGNGAVAFRREKYEPSGGPYGGDGGNGGNIILKVDEGLKTLMDFKYKSIYKAENGENGKTKRMHGKSGEDFILRVPVGTLVKDASSNKVIVDLKEKNQTVTLAKGGRGGRGNARFATSTRQAPRFSEPGKKGEELSIILELKLLADVGLIGFPNVGKSTLLSIMSAAKPRIANYHFTTLSPNLGVVKVEERSSFVIADIPGLIEGAHEGTGLGHEFLRHIERTRLLVHVLDISGFEGRQPLEDFYKINEELEKYNSKLKDKPQIVAANKIDITGAKENYNIIKNELEEKGIKVYPISAATYEGIDNLKYAMWNKLKEIEKDYSTFDDEIDLSDLKEDKEQIIVKKEDGKYIVEGEFIEKLLYSTNFDSYDSLRYFQDTIRRKGIVEELKKMGVEEKDLVYICGYEFEFFE is encoded by the coding sequence ATGTTTATTGATAGAGCAAATATAGAAGTAAAGGCAGGAAAAGGTGGGAATGGGGCAGTTGCTTTCCGTAGGGAAAAGTATGAGCCTTCTGGCGGTCCTTATGGTGGAGATGGAGGTAATGGTGGAAATATTATTTTGAAAGTAGATGAAGGTTTAAAAACTTTAATGGACTTCAAGTATAAGTCCATATATAAGGCAGAGAATGGAGAAAATGGTAAGACTAAAAGAATGCATGGGAAAAGTGGAGAAGATTTCATTTTAAGAGTTCCCGTAGGAACCTTGGTAAAAGATGCAAGTTCTAATAAAGTAATAGTGGATTTAAAAGAAAAAAATCAAACTGTTACTTTAGCAAAAGGTGGTAGAGGTGGAAGGGGAAATGCTAGGTTTGCTACTTCTACTAGGCAAGCTCCCCGATTTTCAGAGCCAGGGAAAAAAGGAGAAGAATTATCTATAATTTTGGAATTAAAACTTTTAGCCGATGTAGGTTTAATAGGATTCCCTAATGTAGGTAAATCCACTTTACTTTCTATTATGTCTGCAGCAAAGCCAAGGATTGCTAATTATCATTTTACTACTTTAAGTCCTAATTTAGGTGTAGTAAAAGTAGAAGAAAGAAGTAGCTTTGTAATTGCTGATATTCCAGGTCTTATAGAAGGAGCTCATGAAGGAACAGGTTTAGGTCATGAATTTTTGAGACATATAGAAAGAACTAGGTTGCTGGTCCATGTATTAGATATATCAGGATTTGAAGGTAGACAGCCTCTAGAGGATTTTTATAAGATAAATGAAGAATTGGAAAAATACAATTCTAAATTAAAAGATAAGCCTCAAATTGTAGCTGCTAATAAAATAGATATAACTGGGGCAAAAGAAAACTATAATATAATAAAAAATGAACTAGAGGAAAAGGGAATTAAGGTATATCCCATTTCTGCAGCAACTTATGAAGGAATAGATAATCTTAAATATGCTATGTGGAATAAACTAAAAGAAATTGAAAAGGATTACAGTACTTTTGATGATGAAATTGATTTATCTGATCTTAAAGAAGATAAAGAACAAATAATAGTAAAAAAGGAAGATGGAAAATATATAGTAGAGGGAGAATTTATAGAAAAACTTTTATATTCTACTAACTTCGATAGTTATGATTCATTAAGATATTTCCAAGACACAATTAGACGAAAAGGAATAGTGGAGGAATTAAAGAAAATGGGAGTGGAAGAAAAAGATTTAGTATATATATGTGGTTATGAATTTGAATTTTTTGAATAA
- the yhbY gene encoding ribosome assembly RNA-binding protein YhbY — protein sequence MLTGNQRSYLKGLANRINPILQIGKKGITENFVIQVDEALEAREIIKIKVLDNNLLEPKEVANELCTLINAEFVQSIGSKITLYRESEENKKIELP from the coding sequence TTGTTAACAGGTAATCAGAGAAGTTATTTAAAGGGTTTAGCAAATAGGATTAATCCTATATTACAAATTGGTAAAAAAGGAATAACAGAAAATTTTGTAATACAGGTAGACGAAGCTTTAGAGGCAAGGGAAATAATCAAAATAAAAGTATTAGATAATAATTTATTAGAACCTAAAGAGGTTGCAAACGAACTTTGTACTTTAATAAATGCAGAGTTTGTTCAGAGTATAGGAAGTAAAATTACCTTATATAGGGAATCTGAAGAGAACAAGAAAATAGAATTACCATAA
- the nadD gene encoding nicotinate-nucleotide adenylyltransferase, protein MSRDKIGIMGGTFDPIHIGHLIIAEEAREFLNLEEVIFIPTGKPPHKKSSGITSSLHRYNMTELGIKSNSNFSISAIEVENSSTTYTIDTIEKLRKTYKNTQFFFIIGGDSIINIHKWKDYKDLLKSCNFLVAKRAGSPDEEVKNIINKLNRIYGKVIYEVPIPYIDISSTEIRSKVMKNKSIKYYVPMDVEEYIKNKNLYKG, encoded by the coding sequence GTGTCTAGGGATAAAATAGGTATTATGGGTGGAACTTTTGATCCTATTCATATTGGGCATTTGATAATTGCAGAAGAAGCTAGGGAGTTTTTAAACTTAGAAGAGGTTATTTTTATACCTACTGGTAAACCACCTCATAAAAAAAGTTCTGGCATTACAAGTTCTTTGCATAGATATAATATGACGGAATTAGGGATAAAGAGTAATTCTAATTTTTCTATATCAGCAATTGAAGTAGAGAATTCTAGTACAACTTATACTATTGATACTATTGAAAAATTAAGGAAGACATATAAAAATACCCAATTTTTTTTCATAATTGGTGGAGATTCGATTATAAATATACATAAGTGGAAAGATTATAAAGACTTACTAAAAAGCTGTAATTTCCTAGTGGCTAAAAGAGCAGGAAGTCCAGATGAAGAAGTTAAGAATATAATAAATAAATTAAACAGGATTTATGGGAAGGTTATATATGAGGTTCCCATACCTTATATAGATATTTCATCAACAGAAATTAGGTCTAAAGTAATGAAAAACAAAAGCATTAAATACTATGTACCAATGGATGTGGAGGAATACATAAAAAATAAGAATTTATATAAAGGTTGA
- the yqeK gene encoding bis(5'-nucleosyl)-tetraphosphatase (symmetrical) YqeK, whose product MLEPWVHKRLKEDIGMERYKHTLRVAEISKKLARKYGADEEKANIAALLHDCGKFQDKKNLLKVADDFDIILDNVMKINKHLIHGPLGAEIAKRTYDVHDEEILSAIYYHTTGRENMSLLEKVIYMADYIEPGRDFKGLEEVRNLVDVDLNNALLLAMNNTIKYVIEKGYLLHIDTVKARNSIKLEME is encoded by the coding sequence ATGTTGGAACCATGGGTTCACAAACGTCTCAAAGAGGATATAGGTATGGAAAGATATAAACATACTTTGAGAGTCGCTGAGATTTCTAAAAAGCTTGCAAGGAAATATGGTGCTGATGAAGAAAAGGCAAATATAGCTGCTTTATTGCATGATTGTGGCAAATTTCAAGATAAAAAAAATTTATTGAAAGTGGCTGACGATTTTGATATAATTTTAGATAATGTAATGAAAATTAACAAGCATCTAATACACGGGCCTTTGGGGGCAGAAATAGCAAAAAGAACATATGATGTCCATGATGAAGAAATATTAAGTGCTATATATTATCATACTACAGGAAGAGAAAATATGTCTTTGTTGGAAAAAGTTATATATATGGCAGATTATATAGAACCAGGTAGAGATTTTAAAGGATTAGAAGAGGTCAGAAACTTAGTTGATGTAGATTTAAACAATGCTTTACTACTTGCTATGAACAATACAATAAAATATGTAATAGAAAAAGGATATTTATTACATATAGATACAGTAAAAGCAAGGAATAGCATAAAACTTGAAATGGAGTGA
- a CDS encoding LCP family protein encodes MKKTFLKSFFVSFLAFAILYGGGTYYFANHKDNVVRENDDFFNRVSDDDDDELVFLALGIDTKDLSNSGKERSDTMMLCKVDKSTGAISVLSIPRDTRVPISGRDSEERINHAHAYGGPELAVETASELIGIDLDYYVRVDYKIVEEYVNLIGGVEVDVPFDMVYSDISDDPPLHIDLKKGRQVLDGDKSIQFLRYRKGYENQDLGRINAQQEFITAAMDQTLEPSNITKIPQMIKAYYKYVDTNIPFDVITKFAMGAKDFDTENVHMGTLPGEPETIDGVAYFIHEEEESEKMVKELFTDHKTVEVKDNEDSDELN; translated from the coding sequence ATGAAAAAAACGTTTCTAAAGAGCTTTTTTGTTTCTTTTTTAGCTTTTGCCATCTTATATGGGGGAGGCACTTATTATTTTGCAAATCATAAGGACAATGTAGTTAGGGAAAATGATGATTTTTTTAATAGAGTATCAGATGATGACGATGATGAATTAGTTTTTTTGGCATTAGGAATTGATACAAAAGATTTATCTAATAGTGGAAAAGAGAGGTCAGATACTATGATGCTGTGTAAAGTTGATAAATCTACAGGAGCAATTTCTGTACTTTCAATTCCAAGAGACACACGTGTACCTATAAGTGGCAGGGATAGTGAGGAAAGAATCAATCATGCTCATGCCTATGGTGGCCCTGAGCTTGCAGTAGAAACTGCTAGTGAGTTAATAGGAATAGATTTAGATTATTATGTAAGAGTGGATTATAAAATTGTTGAGGAATATGTAAACTTAATAGGTGGGGTAGAAGTAGATGTACCTTTTGATATGGTATATTCTGATATATCAGATGATCCTCCATTACACATAGATTTAAAAAAAGGAAGACAAGTTTTAGATGGGGATAAATCTATACAATTTTTAAGATATAGAAAGGGATATGAAAATCAAGACTTAGGACGTATCAATGCGCAACAAGAATTTATAACTGCCGCTATGGATCAAACATTAGAACCAAGCAATATTACAAAAATACCTCAAATGATAAAAGCTTACTATAAGTATGTAGATACAAATATTCCTTTTGATGTAATAACAAAGTTTGCTATGGGGGCAAAAGATTTTGATACAGAAAATGTTCATATGGGCACACTACCAGGAGAGCCTGAGACTATTGATGGTGTAGCATATTTTATACATGAAGAAGAGGAAAGTGAAAAGATGGTGAAGGAATTATTTACCGATCATAAAACTGTAGAAGTTAAAGATAATGAAGATAGTGATGAATTAAATTAG
- the rsfS gene encoding ribosome silencing factor — MKEIKDKLPIIVKACEETKALDIKVLDIKKLTSIADYFIIASGSSTAQVKAIVDKIDEAMYKNGSHVSRKEGYLAGKWVLLDYGDIIVHVFHGESRKFYDIERLWADGKEIMIDTI; from the coding sequence GTGAAAGAAATTAAAGATAAGCTCCCTATTATAGTAAAAGCATGTGAAGAAACAAAAGCTTTAGATATAAAAGTTTTGGATATAAAAAAGCTTACATCAATAGCGGATTATTTTATAATAGCTAGTGGGAGTTCTACAGCACAAGTAAAAGCAATTGTAGATAAAATTGATGAAGCAATGTATAAGAATGGATCTCATGTTAGCAGGAAAGAAGGATATCTAGCGGGAAAATGGGTGTTATTAGATTATGGTGATATTATAGTACATGTATTTCATGGAGAAAGTAGAAAGTTTTATGATATAGAAAGATTGTGGGCAGATGGTAAAGAAATAATGATAGATACTATATAA
- a CDS encoding RidA family protein — MEKKYVKTENAPSAIGPYSQGIIAGNIVYTSGQLPINPSTGELLKGDIEKETIQCLENVIAIVKEANGALEDIVKVNIYVTNIDNFSKINEIYSEYFSEHKPARSLVEVRRLPQDGNIEIEAIAII; from the coding sequence ATGGAAAAAAAGTACGTAAAAACTGAAAATGCCCCTTCAGCTATAGGGCCATATTCCCAAGGAATAATTGCAGGGAATATAGTATATACTTCAGGGCAGCTACCAATTAACCCGAGCACAGGGGAATTATTAAAGGGAGACATAGAAAAAGAAACAATTCAATGTCTAGAAAATGTAATAGCTATAGTTAAAGAGGCAAATGGAGCATTAGAAGATATAGTAAAAGTAAATATATATGTTACTAATATAGATAATTTTTCAAAAATAAATGAAATTTATAGCGAATATTTCAGTGAGCATAAGCCGGCTAGATCTTTAGTAGAAGTTAGAAGACTACCTCAAGATGGTAATATAGAAATAGAAGCTATTGCAATTATATAA
- a CDS encoding D-alanyl-D-alanine carboxypeptidase family protein, whose protein sequence is MKRLKKIAAILILICTLNIPLAAYSDTANTNSHQELDLVGESAILIDRDTGQVLYEKNPHKQLFPASTTKIMTGILAIEKGNLSDTVTIDEEVIKEVDGSHIALEPGEQLTLEELLNALLIESANDAAVAIAIHISGTVENFVELMNEKARDLGALNTHFTNPNGLPSNEHVTTAYDLSLMAKYAMKNKVFKDIVKNYTYTIPITNKKDEERCLFSSNRLLYSNKKIEINEKVIPIKYDGVDGVKSGYTGAAKQCLVSSATKNNQRLIAVVLKSEGRSIYTDSHKLLNYGFDNFEKATISFENEFIDNIPIKKGTTPFVAGILKDGFITNVPKGKENRVQKKITIFEDNTVPIKQGDSLGKIEYYLNDKKLGQADIVSTLTVEKMPLKNIILSFLGKIWWIILITIFILLTIKYIFYKKKSKRGKEKYIYGNVKPR, encoded by the coding sequence GTGAAAAGATTGAAAAAAATCGCAGCTATTCTAATACTTATTTGTACTCTAAATATTCCTTTAGCAGCTTATTCAGATACTGCTAATACTAATTCCCATCAAGAATTAGACCTAGTTGGAGAAAGTGCCATCTTAATAGATAGAGATACTGGACAGGTACTTTACGAGAAAAATCCTCATAAACAATTATTCCCTGCTAGCACAACTAAGATTATGACTGGAATATTAGCCATTGAAAAAGGAAATCTAAGTGATACTGTAACTATTGATGAAGAAGTTATTAAAGAAGTCGATGGTAGCCATATTGCTTTAGAACCTGGAGAGCAGCTAACCTTAGAAGAGTTGTTAAATGCTTTATTAATTGAATCTGCTAATGATGCAGCTGTGGCTATAGCTATACACATCTCTGGTACCGTGGAGAATTTTGTAGAATTAATGAATGAAAAAGCTAGAGACCTAGGAGCTTTAAATACTCATTTCACCAATCCAAATGGTCTTCCCAGTAACGAACATGTTACTACAGCATATGACCTATCCTTAATGGCTAAATATGCTATGAAAAATAAAGTATTTAAAGATATAGTAAAGAACTATACCTATACTATACCTATTACTAATAAAAAAGATGAAGAAAGATGTTTATTTTCCTCTAATAGACTATTATATAGTAACAAAAAAATAGAGATTAATGAAAAAGTTATTCCAATTAAATATGATGGTGTAGATGGTGTTAAATCGGGATATACAGGGGCAGCTAAACAATGTCTAGTATCATCTGCAACAAAAAACAATCAAAGATTAATAGCAGTAGTCCTTAAAAGTGAAGGTAGATCTATATATACGGATAGCCATAAGCTTTTAAATTATGGCTTTGATAATTTTGAAAAGGCTACTATTTCCTTTGAAAATGAGTTTATAGATAATATCCCAATTAAGAAAGGAACCACTCCTTTTGTTGCTGGTATACTGAAAGATGGTTTCATTACAAATGTACCTAAAGGTAAAGAAAATAGGGTTCAAAAGAAAATAACTATATTTGAGGATAATACTGTACCAATAAAGCAAGGGGATAGCTTAGGCAAAATAGAATATTACCTTAACGACAAAAAATTGGGACAAGCTGATATTGTATCTACATTAACCGTTGAAAAAATGCCATTAAAAAATATTATATTAAGCTTCTTAGGTAAAATTTGGTGGATTATACTTATAACTATCTTTATATTGTTGACAATAAAATATATTTTTTATAAAAAGAAATCGAAAAGAGGGAAAGAAAAATATATATATGGAAATGTAAAACCCCGTTAA
- a CDS encoding helix-hairpin-helix domain-containing protein, producing MTFFTKREQIVILFIVVLVVVISLLGIFKKDTKDQPSISKETSTNNNTDNDDEIHDDEKEESSNIIMVHISGEVSKPGLVELKNGSRLIDAVNEAGGLKDNADLDKINLAKKLEDEEKIYIPKIGEEDIDDNNNSNSSGNDDKININTASKEELMTLPGMGEVLTDRIIQYRENNQFNSIEDIQNVSGIGPKKFEGIEEFIKVD from the coding sequence TTGACTTTCTTTACAAAAAGAGAACAAATAGTTATACTATTTATAGTTGTACTTGTAGTAGTTATCTCCTTATTAGGTATTTTTAAAAAGGATACAAAAGATCAGCCTAGTATATCTAAGGAAACTTCGACTAATAATAATACTGATAATGATGATGAAATTCATGATGATGAAAAAGAAGAAAGTTCTAATATTATAATGGTTCACATAAGTGGTGAGGTATCTAAGCCGGGTCTTGTTGAATTAAAAAATGGTTCAAGGTTAATAGATGCAGTTAATGAAGCAGGAGGACTAAAAGATAATGCAGATTTAGATAAAATCAATTTAGCCAAAAAATTAGAAGACGAAGAAAAAATATATATACCTAAAATTGGAGAAGAAGATATAGATGATAATAATAATAGTAATTCTAGTGGAAATGATGATAAAATAAATATAAATACTGCTTCTAAAGAAGAATTAATGACCTTACCTGGTATGGGAGAGGTTTTAACAGATAGAATTATTCAATACCGTGAAAATAATCAGTTTAATTCTATAGAAGATATTCAAAATGTTTCAGGAATAGGGCCTAAAAAGTTTGAAGGTATAGAAGAATTTATTAAAGTTGATTAA
- the selD gene encoding selenide, water dikinase SelD produces MNIKLTELTKSSGUAAKVGPETLAQVLCQLPEVYDENLIVGLDTSDDAAVYKVNDELALIQTLDFFTPVVDDPFVFGQIAAANSLSDVYAMGGDPKLAMNIVCFPNCLSPDILAEILKGGNDKVNESGGVLVGGHTVEDEEPKYGLSVTGFVHPKEVLANTHAKVGDVLVLTKPLGVGIINTAIKGGLADEESYNEAVKVMATLNKYGKEAAIKTGVNGCTDITGFGLLGHALEMAMGSSVTIKINHKSIPLIEKSIEYASMGLVPAGAYSNENYIGDRVVFNGSVPIEIKDILFDPQTSGGLLLSVEKGKLNTLLENLQDNPTSYGVVGEVVEKENHFIIVE; encoded by the coding sequence ATGAATATTAAACTTACAGAATTAACGAAGAGCTCTGGCTGAGCAGCAAAAGTTGGTCCTGAGACCTTGGCACAAGTTTTGTGTCAATTGCCCGAAGTTTATGATGAGAATTTGATAGTTGGATTGGATACATCTGATGATGCTGCTGTTTATAAAGTAAATGATGAATTAGCACTTATTCAAACCTTAGACTTTTTTACCCCTGTAGTAGATGATCCTTTTGTTTTTGGCCAAATTGCAGCAGCAAATTCTTTAAGTGACGTTTATGCAATGGGTGGAGATCCCAAGCTGGCCATGAATATAGTTTGTTTTCCAAATTGCTTAAGTCCAGATATTTTAGCAGAGATACTAAAAGGAGGAAATGACAAAGTAAACGAATCAGGTGGGGTTTTAGTGGGGGGACATACTGTAGAAGATGAAGAGCCAAAATATGGTCTATCAGTAACAGGTTTTGTTCATCCTAAAGAAGTCCTTGCCAATACTCATGCAAAAGTAGGAGATGTATTGGTACTTACGAAACCTTTAGGAGTTGGGATTATTAACACTGCTATTAAAGGTGGTTTAGCTGATGAAGAATCTTATAATGAGGCAGTTAAAGTTATGGCAACTTTAAATAAATATGGTAAAGAAGCAGCAATAAAAACAGGAGTAAATGGTTGTACAGATATAACTGGTTTTGGCTTATTAGGTCATGCTTTGGAAATGGCTATGGGTAGTTCAGTAACAATAAAAATAAATCATAAAAGTATTCCACTAATTGAAAAAAGTATAGAGTATGCAAGTATGGGATTAGTACCTGCAGGTGCTTATTCTAATGAAAATTATATTGGAGATAGAGTGGTGTTTAATGGAAGTGTTCCAATAGAGATAAAAGATATATTATTTGATCCTCAGACTTCCGGTGGGCTACTACTTTCTGTAGAAAAAGGGAAATTAAATACATTACTTGAAAATCTACAAGACAACCCTACTTCATATGGTGTAGTTGGGGAAGTAGTAGAAAAGGAGAATCATTTTATAATAGTAGAATAA
- the selA gene encoding L-seryl-tRNA(Sec) selenium transferase — MNNNKNLFSLIPKIDDLLNNEIVKGLLDYMPRTVVVEGVREEVNILREKIRTGEMTEEKIKNCMEDLPNLVKLRAESKLSFHLKKAINATGVVIHTNLGRSLINEEVMNNVFEIATSYSNLEYDLSKGKRGSRYAHLEDIITKITGGESAMVVNNNAAAVMLVLSTIAKEKEVIVSRGELIEIGGSFRIPEVMEQSGAKLVAVGTTNKTHFWDYERAINEETAALLKVHTSNYRVVGFASSVASEELYSLKEEYSIPLIEDLGSGVLLDLSKYGLGHEPTVQDSLNNGIDIVTFSGDKLLGGPQAGIIVGKKEYIEEMKRNPLTRAFRVDKFTLSALEATLKLYLEEETAIEKIPTLNMLTLNEREINKKAELLYNILKKEIDYEDVNIEIVDDYSEVGGGSLPIEKLPTKCVTISLEELSISSLERELRHLQTPIITRVYKEKMFLDLRTMKEDEFSTVSNGLSYSLKKIKGVL; from the coding sequence ATGAATAACAACAAAAACTTATTTAGTTTAATTCCTAAGATAGATGACCTTTTAAATAATGAAATTGTAAAAGGGTTATTAGATTATATGCCCAGGACTGTAGTAGTTGAAGGCGTTAGAGAAGAAGTAAATATCTTAAGAGAGAAAATAAGAACAGGTGAAATGACTGAAGAAAAAATAAAAAATTGTATGGAGGATTTACCAAATTTGGTAAAACTCAGAGCGGAAAGTAAGTTATCTTTCCATTTGAAAAAAGCAATAAATGCTACTGGTGTTGTAATACACACAAACCTTGGTCGTTCCTTAATAAATGAAGAGGTTATGAATAATGTATTTGAAATAGCTACTAGTTATTCAAATTTAGAGTATGATTTATCTAAAGGTAAAAGAGGTTCTAGATATGCTCATTTAGAAGATATTATTACTAAAATAACTGGTGGAGAATCTGCTATGGTGGTAAATAACAATGCAGCGGCAGTTATGTTAGTTTTAAGTACTATAGCTAAGGAAAAAGAGGTAATAGTATCTAGAGGTGAATTAATTGAAATTGGGGGCTCTTTTAGAATCCCAGAAGTAATGGAACAAAGTGGGGCCAAACTAGTAGCCGTAGGAACTACTAATAAAACTCATTTTTGGGACTATGAAAGGGCTATAAATGAAGAAACAGCTGCTTTACTTAAAGTCCATACTAGTAATTATAGAGTAGTTGGCTTCGCTTCTTCAGTGGCTTCGGAAGAATTATATTCTTTAAAAGAAGAGTATAGTATACCCTTAATAGAGGATTTAGGCAGCGGTGTTCTTTTAGATTTATCTAAATATGGATTAGGACATGAACCGACAGTACAAGATTCATTAAATAACGGTATAGACATTGTTACATTTAGTGGGGACAAACTATTAGGAGGACCTCAAGCAGGTATTATAGTAGGTAAAAAGGAGTATATAGAAGAAATGAAAAGGAATCCTCTTACAAGAGCATTTAGAGTTGATAAGTTTACATTGTCTGCATTAGAAGCAACTCTTAAATTGTATTTAGAGGAAGAAACTGCTATTGAAAAGATTCCAACGTTAAATATGTTGACACTGAATGAAAGGGAAATAAATAAGAAAGCAGAACTTCTTTACAATATATTGAAAAAAGAAATAGACTATGAAGATGTAAATATAGAAATTGTAGATGATTATTCAGAAGTAGGTGGAGGATCTTTGCCTATTGAAAAATTGCCTACGAAATGTGTGACTATATCTTTAGAAGAATTGAGCATATCAAGTTTAGAAAGAGAGTTAAGACATTTGCAGACTCCTATTATTACGCGAGTATATAAGGAAAAAATGTTTTTAGATTTAAGAACTATGAAAGAGGATGAATTTAGTACAGTAAGTAATGGTTTATCTTACTCGTTAAAAAAAATAAAAGGAGTGCTATAA